One Campylobacter sputorum subsp. sputorum DNA segment encodes these proteins:
- a CDS encoding glycosyltransferase, with the protein MVPCFNEEKSISIFYDEVIKVINEIKDKIDKSLTYEFIFIDDGSKDRTSETVKTLRNLDKNVNLIKFARNFGKEAGILAGLKASKGKAVVLMDVDLQDPPNLIKKMYQIWFNKEAKIIYAKRNKRTDEKLIKSQIYYQM; encoded by the coding sequence ATCGTTCCGTGCTTTAACGAAGAAAAAAGCATATCAATTTTTTACGATGAAGTTATCAAAGTTATAAATGAAATCAAAGATAAAATAGATAAAAGTTTAACTTATGAGTTTATATTTATAGATGATGGCAGTAAAGACAGGACTAGCGAAACTGTAAAAACTCTTAGAAATTTAGACAAAAATGTAAATTTAATCAAATTTGCTAGGAACTTTGGCAAAGAGGCTGGAATTTTAGCTGGTTTAAAAGCATCAAAAGGAAAAGCTGTAGTTTTAATGGATGTTGATTTGCAAGACCCGCCAAATTTGATAAAAAAGATGTATCAAATTTGGTTTAATAAAGAAGCTAAAATTATTTATGCAAAGAGAAATAAAAGAACCGATGAAAAACTAATAAAATCTCAAATTTACTATCAGATGTGA